One window of the Acaryochloris sp. CCMEE 5410 genome contains the following:
- a CDS encoding ribulose bisphosphate carboxylase small subunit: protein MPLRQQPSPPTPWDRGLDQPQIHESAYVHPSTSLIGDVRLGHQVLIAPGTSIRADEGMPFYIGGNTNIQDGVVIHGLERGRVTGDDGESYSVWIGEHTCITHMALIHGPAYIGDDCFIGFRSTVFNAKVGHRCIVMMHALIQDVEIPPGKYVGSGVVITNQSEADRLPDAKTTDHRFSHHVVEINRALLAGYRCADDVACTTPLNNGHRSETARPQTDRLQEQLSAEVLEQILGQLRLGNQIGIEQADARHFKVGSWQSCPPLEGTYPQQVLDSLNRRMTEYQGNAVRVFSIDSHKQRVMEWLLQRPILS from the coding sequence ATGCCTCTACGTCAGCAACCTTCGCCTCCAACTCCTTGGGATCGAGGGTTGGATCAGCCTCAAATCCATGAGTCAGCCTATGTGCATCCCTCAACGAGCTTGATCGGAGATGTTCGTCTAGGGCATCAGGTCTTAATTGCCCCCGGCACATCCATTCGAGCAGATGAGGGGATGCCCTTTTACATCGGTGGGAACACCAATATTCAGGATGGTGTGGTCATCCACGGTTTAGAGCGAGGGCGAGTCACCGGAGATGATGGTGAGTCCTACTCGGTCTGGATTGGTGAACATACCTGCATTACCCATATGGCTTTGATTCACGGACCTGCCTATATTGGCGATGATTGTTTTATCGGCTTTCGATCAACGGTGTTTAATGCCAAGGTCGGGCACCGCTGTATTGTGATGATGCATGCGCTGATCCAGGATGTGGAAATTCCACCTGGAAAATATGTTGGATCAGGAGTTGTAATTACCAACCAAAGCGAGGCTGACCGACTACCGGATGCTAAGACCACCGATCATCGTTTTTCTCATCATGTGGTGGAGATCAATCGAGCCTTACTGGCAGGCTACCGATGTGCAGACGATGTTGCCTGTACTACACCGCTGAACAATGGCCATCGCTCTGAGACAGCTCGACCTCAGACTGACAGGCTCCAAGAACAGCTGAGCGCTGAAGTGCTGGAACAGATTCTGGGTCAACTTCGGTTAGGGAATCAAATTGGCATTGAACAGGCCGATGCTAGACACTTTAAGGTTGGATCTTGGCAAAGTTGTCCACCCCTTGAGGGGACCTATCCACAGCAAGTTCTGGACAGTCTCAATCGCAGAATGACGGAATATCAAGGTAACGCAGTGCGAGTCTTCAGCATCGACTCCCATAAACAACGGGTGATGGAGTGGCTCTTGCAAAGGCCTATTCTGTCTTAG
- the hisI gene encoding phosphoribosyl-AMP cyclohydrolase: MTLLFAQRTSVEEVEEGTLLSPKFDADGLIPVVTTDAQTGELLMHAYMNQTALMKTIETGEAHYYSRSRQTLWHKGATSGLVQYVQQLLIDDDQDCLWMRVTVAGSGASCHVGYRSCFYRQIPVGTEAVDSSSPIALTFTEAAKTFDPKQVYGDAPNPTQL; the protein is encoded by the coding sequence ATGACTCTCCTATTTGCTCAACGTACCTCTGTCGAAGAAGTTGAAGAAGGAACGCTGCTTTCCCCCAAATTTGATGCAGACGGTTTAATTCCTGTGGTGACCACAGATGCCCAGACGGGTGAACTGCTCATGCATGCCTATATGAATCAGACTGCACTGATGAAAACGATTGAAACGGGAGAGGCCCATTACTACAGCCGCAGTCGCCAGACCCTCTGGCACAAAGGGGCGACCAGTGGCTTAGTTCAATACGTCCAGCAGTTACTGATTGATGATGATCAAGACTGCCTATGGATGCGGGTGACTGTTGCGGGTTCTGGAGCCAGTTGCCATGTGGGCTATCGATCCTGTTTTTATCGTCAAATTCCCGTAGGGACAGAAGCAGTGGATAGCTCCTCTCCCATTGCCTTGACCTTCACCGAAGCTGCTAAAACCTTTGACCCTAAACAGGTCTATGGAGATGCCCCTAATCCAACTCAGCTTTGA
- a CDS encoding SgcJ/EcaC family oxidoreductase — protein sequence MMNVAYQPCSSDHPQQRTFLRIKNAIGMLLGCCVLLSLFCTPVLAETGCPTVAPSEIADLFEQWDQSLKTGRPSEVVKTYAPDAILVPTVSNRVRHTPAEIEDYFQGFLALKPNGRIVEQNIQVFCDLAVNSGLYAFAVVKEGQPSDLMARFTFVYRKMGDRLLIVDHHSSSMPEKMS from the coding sequence ATGATGAACGTTGCCTATCAGCCCTGCAGCTCAGATCATCCCCAGCAGAGAACATTTCTCAGAATCAAGAATGCGATCGGAATGCTACTGGGCTGCTGTGTACTATTGAGTCTTTTTTGTACACCTGTTTTAGCTGAAACTGGCTGCCCAACCGTGGCCCCATCGGAAATTGCTGATTTGTTTGAGCAGTGGGATCAGTCTCTGAAAACGGGACGACCGAGTGAAGTGGTCAAAACCTATGCCCCTGATGCCATTCTGGTGCCCACGGTGTCCAATCGCGTCCGACATACCCCTGCTGAAATTGAAGATTACTTCCAAGGCTTTCTGGCCCTTAAGCCGAATGGTCGGATCGTGGAGCAAAATATCCAGGTTTTTTGTGATCTGGCTGTTAATTCTGGTCTCTATGCCTTTGCAGTGGTCAAAGAAGGCCAACCGTCCGATCTGATGGCGAGATTTACCTTTGTCTATCGCAAAATGGGCGATCGCTTGCTAATCGTTGATCACCACTCTTCAAGCATGCCGGAAAAAATGTCTTAA